A window from Streptomonospora salina encodes these proteins:
- a CDS encoding TetR/AcrR family transcriptional regulator codes for MIEDPASPQVANAPPGNRRERVRQATTEEIKKIARRHLTAHGASGVSLRAVAREMGMTAPGLYRYFGGLGDLVEALQADLFTELGAAVGAAEASLPAGDTDGRLLAALRAVRAWGLDNRSEFALLFGPASTRPPDDTGPSAEAGRRFAATFVALFDRLIAEGRFTVPDEPEASPALCTQLEAFARLTGFGGDRASTGAIRVMLRCWVRFYGIVCMEVFQHLGFVADDMEALFEAELHDLARDLGVSYRAP; via the coding sequence GTGATCGAAGATCCGGCATCTCCCCAGGTCGCCAACGCACCGCCGGGCAACCGCCGCGAGCGTGTGCGCCAGGCCACAACCGAGGAGATCAAGAAGATCGCCCGGCGCCACCTGACCGCGCACGGGGCGTCGGGGGTGTCGCTGCGTGCCGTCGCCCGCGAGATGGGCATGACGGCACCCGGACTGTACCGCTACTTCGGTGGGCTCGGCGATCTCGTCGAGGCGCTGCAGGCCGACCTGTTCACCGAGCTCGGCGCGGCGGTCGGCGCCGCCGAGGCGTCGCTGCCGGCCGGCGACACCGACGGCCGGCTGCTGGCCGCGCTGCGGGCCGTGCGCGCATGGGGGCTGGACAACCGCTCCGAATTCGCGCTGCTGTTCGGCCCCGCCTCCACCCGGCCCCCGGACGACACCGGCCCGTCCGCCGAGGCGGGGCGGCGCTTCGCCGCGACCTTCGTCGCCCTGTTCGACCGGCTCATCGCCGAGGGCCGCTTCACCGTCCCCGACGAGCCCGAGGCCTCCCCCGCACTGTGCACGCAACTGGAGGCCTTCGCGCGGCTGACCGGATTCGGCGGCGACCGGGCCTCCACCGGCGCGATCCGCGTCATGCTGCGCTGCTGGGTGCGCTTCTACGGCATCGTCTGTATGGAGGTCTTCCAGCACCTGGGCTTCGTCGCCGACGACATGGAGGCCCTTTTCGAGGCCGAGCTGCACGATCTCGCCCGCGACCTGGGCGTGTCCTACCGCGCGCCCTGA
- a CDS encoding DUF397 domain-containing protein gives MSIVEGTWKKSSYSNQTGGECVEVAATSDHGAAVRDTRDRGAGHLEMPSTEWAAFVAAVRTAGL, from the coding sequence GTGAGTATTGTTGAAGGCACGTGGAAGAAGAGCAGCTATAGCAATCAGACGGGCGGCGAGTGCGTAGAGGTCGCTGCTACGTCCGACCACGGCGCGGCTGTGCGTGACACCAGGGATCGCGGCGCGGGGCACCTTGAGATGCCCTCCACCGAGTGGGCGGCGTTCGTGGCAGCCGTTCGGACGGCTGGGCTGTAG
- a CDS encoding DUF5753 domain-containing protein: MVELDKALAAGGVLVRVWETANKSSGVPSAFSAIDSLERAALEIRAYSPMVIPGLLQTEAYAHRILRDGDRVAGEEEIHGRVAARMERQEVLESGTPPLLVYVLDEAVLRRRTGGREIMSRQLERLVEVSHGSRVIIQVIPLGAECHPGLSEGFTLLAMPDGTEVLYMETRDAGGPVEDAGVRRNYVRHFGDLRGAALPEAESLQLIEEAGREYC; encoded by the coding sequence GTGGTTGAACTGGACAAAGCGCTGGCGGCGGGTGGAGTACTCGTCCGGGTGTGGGAGACCGCGAACAAGTCCAGTGGAGTGCCGTCCGCGTTCTCGGCCATCGATTCGCTGGAACGGGCGGCCCTGGAGATCCGGGCCTATAGTCCGATGGTCATCCCCGGCTTGCTACAGACCGAGGCGTACGCTCACCGGATCTTGCGCGACGGCGACCGCGTCGCCGGTGAGGAGGAGATCCACGGCCGCGTAGCTGCGCGGATGGAACGGCAAGAGGTACTGGAATCCGGGACGCCACCTCTGCTCGTCTACGTCCTTGACGAGGCCGTGCTACGGCGCCGTACAGGAGGACGTGAGATCATGAGCCGTCAGCTGGAACGACTGGTCGAGGTGTCGCACGGCTCGCGCGTGATCATTCAAGTCATCCCTCTCGGGGCTGAGTGCCACCCCGGACTCTCGGAAGGATTCACACTGCTCGCCATGCCGGACGGGACCGAAGTCCTCTACATGGAGACGCGTGACGCGGGTGGACCTGTCGAGGACGCCGGCGTACGGCGCAACTACGTGCGGCACTTCGGAGACTTGCGCGGTGCAGCGCTTCCGGAAGCCGAATCGCTGCAACTGATTGAGGAGGCCGGACGTGAGTATTGTTGA
- a CDS encoding ATP-binding protein produces MTLTPPGILVARTFPGTPDQVGTARRWLEDTLTRTPGRIPDATTATAVLLLSETATNTLRHTASGAPGGTFTVHVHADRHTLAVIVQDAGSATTRPERARTSIEDDHGRGLALVDAFADTWQPLPTGNGISFTLSLTPAPTGTDRAVARTAREHAR; encoded by the coding sequence ATGACACTCACGCCCCCCGGAATCCTGGTCGCCCGCACCTTCCCCGGCACCCCGGACCAGGTCGGCACCGCCCGCCGCTGGCTGGAGGACACCCTCACCCGCACCCCCGGGCGCATCCCCGATGCGACCACCGCCACAGCCGTGCTCCTGCTGTCGGAAACCGCCACCAACACCCTGCGCCACACCGCCAGCGGCGCCCCCGGCGGGACCTTCACCGTCCACGTCCACGCCGACCGGCACACCCTGGCCGTCATCGTCCAGGACGCGGGCAGCGCCACCACCCGGCCCGAACGCGCGCGAACCTCCATCGAGGACGACCACGGGCGCGGCCTGGCTCTCGTCGACGCCTTCGCCGACACCTGGCAACCGCTCCCCACCGGCAACGGAATCTCCTTCACGCTCAGCCTCACCCCGGCACCGACCGGCACGGACCGTGCCGTCGCCCGCACGGCACGGGAGCACGCGCGATGA
- a CDS encoding neutral zinc metallopeptidase, with protein MEPTPDGERPAGPSRPAAPNPPPGIPHRPGPPPFPPAAPPPRRHRSAAVWLTVGAAALTALAAFTACVLLVVMTPLPWQSGSAPASADPADHTSSQLEARPAPVEIDVADHPAYGLTVPDAVDCSLPDVDAGSADSWTDFNAAISDCLTRLWRPRLDELGVHAVEPELRVSNEKPEPVGSVDEDYTQAYYDNREMSITVVLPNVVPMARSMPADWQQTTWISLLTHEYGHHVQQLTGILPAGYDMERTAADEDERLEATRRTELQAECLGGMAMDGLGLSGSEIRRAAESLAAGDDFATHGTASNRSTWFSDGAGGDTVGACNTYDASQSRVA; from the coding sequence GTGGAGCCCACCCCTGACGGCGAACGGCCTGCGGGGCCCAGCCGCCCCGCCGCGCCGAATCCCCCGCCGGGCATCCCCCACCGCCCCGGTCCCCCGCCCTTCCCTCCGGCGGCACCCCCGCCGCGCCGCCACCGTTCGGCCGCCGTGTGGCTGACCGTGGGCGCCGCGGCGCTGACCGCGCTGGCCGCGTTCACCGCCTGCGTACTACTGGTGGTGATGACTCCGCTGCCCTGGCAGTCCGGTTCCGCTCCCGCATCCGCCGACCCGGCCGACCACACCAGTTCACAGCTCGAAGCCCGCCCGGCACCGGTGGAGATCGACGTGGCCGACCACCCCGCCTACGGGCTCACCGTCCCCGACGCCGTCGACTGCTCCCTGCCCGACGTCGACGCGGGGTCGGCCGATTCGTGGACGGACTTCAACGCCGCGATTTCGGACTGCCTCACCCGGCTGTGGCGGCCCCGCCTGGACGAACTGGGCGTCCACGCCGTCGAACCGGAACTGCGCGTCTCCAACGAGAAGCCCGAACCGGTCGGATCCGTCGACGAGGACTACACCCAGGCCTACTACGACAACCGGGAGATGTCGATCACCGTCGTTCTGCCCAACGTCGTCCCGATGGCGCGCAGCATGCCGGCCGACTGGCAGCAGACGACGTGGATCTCGCTGCTGACCCACGAGTACGGCCACCACGTCCAGCAGCTCACCGGGATCCTGCCCGCCGGCTACGATATGGAGCGCACAGCCGCCGACGAGGACGAGCGCCTGGAGGCGACGCGCCGGACGGAGCTGCAGGCCGAGTGCCTGGGCGGGATGGCGATGGACGGTCTGGGTCTGAGCGGGTCCGAGATCCGCCGGGCCGCGGAGTCCCTCGCGGCCGGCGACGACTTCGCCACCCACGGAACGGCGAGCAACCGCAGCACCTGGTTCTCCGACGGCGCCGGCGGCGACACCGTCGGCGCCTGCAACACCTACGACGCGTCGCAGTCCCGGGTGGCCTGA
- a CDS encoding FAD-dependent oxidoreductase, translating to MTSPDPLRVAVIGSGPAGIYAADALTRQSREEVAVDIVDRLPTPYGLVRYGVAPDHLKIKGVARSLREVLEKPQVRFVGGVEFGRHITRESLGRSYHAVVYATGASVDRRMGVPGEDLPGSVAATDFVNWYCGHPDSEVESFLLDSEEVAVVGAGNVALDVVRLLAKSADELQRTDIPQPMLDVLAASKVRRIDLLARRGPLQAKFTAPELRDLGKLDNAEVALRSDQVDIAPDDPAMRTAERAARTNLKVLAEWAGRTPRDLPRRIDLRFWRRPVEVLGAERAEGLRVEETELDEDGRLQGTGVFDTVEAGMVFRSIGYAGTPLPGVPFDERTRTVPHDAGRVLGSGGEVRRGDYVAGWIKRGATGVIGTNKSDAAATVRSLLDDAAELRAAAGGTSAGLEPVEDVLDGSGAAVTDYGDWLSIDAAEAELGAALGRGERVKLRSWDDMYGALGR from the coding sequence ATGACCTCTCCCGACCCCCTGCGGGTGGCGGTGATCGGCTCCGGTCCCGCCGGCATCTACGCTGCAGACGCCCTCACCCGGCAGAGCCGCGAAGAGGTGGCCGTCGACATCGTCGATCGACTGCCCACCCCCTACGGCCTCGTGCGGTACGGCGTGGCCCCCGACCATCTGAAGATCAAAGGCGTGGCGCGGTCGCTGCGCGAGGTGCTGGAGAAGCCGCAGGTGCGCTTCGTCGGCGGCGTGGAGTTCGGCCGCCACATCACCCGCGAAAGCCTGGGCCGCTCCTACCACGCCGTCGTCTACGCCACCGGCGCCAGCGTCGACCGCCGGATGGGCGTCCCCGGCGAGGACCTGCCCGGCAGCGTCGCCGCCACCGACTTCGTCAACTGGTACTGCGGCCACCCCGACTCCGAGGTCGAGTCTTTCCTACTCGACTCCGAAGAGGTCGCCGTGGTCGGCGCCGGCAACGTCGCCCTCGACGTCGTGCGCCTGCTCGCCAAGAGCGCCGACGAGCTGCAGCGCACCGATATCCCCCAGCCCATGCTGGACGTGCTGGCGGCCAGCAAGGTCCGCCGCATCGACCTGCTGGCGCGGCGCGGCCCCCTCCAGGCCAAGTTCACCGCCCCCGAGCTGCGCGACTTGGGCAAGCTCGACAACGCCGAGGTGGCGCTGCGGTCCGACCAGGTCGACATCGCCCCCGACGACCCGGCCATGCGCACGGCCGAGCGGGCCGCGCGCACCAACCTCAAGGTCCTCGCCGAGTGGGCCGGGCGCACTCCCCGCGACCTTCCGCGCCGCATCGACCTGCGGTTCTGGCGGCGTCCGGTCGAGGTCCTGGGCGCCGAGCGCGCCGAAGGCCTGCGGGTGGAGGAGACCGAGCTCGACGAGGACGGGCGGCTGCAGGGCACCGGAGTCTTCGACACGGTCGAGGCGGGCATGGTGTTCCGCTCCATCGGCTACGCCGGAACCCCGTTGCCGGGCGTTCCGTTCGACGAGCGGACCCGCACCGTGCCGCACGACGCGGGACGGGTGCTGGGCTCCGGCGGCGAGGTGCGCCGGGGCGACTACGTCGCCGGGTGGATCAAGCGCGGCGCCACCGGGGTCATCGGCACCAACAAGTCCGACGCGGCCGCGACGGTGCGCAGCCTGCTCGACGACGCCGCCGAGCTGCGGGCCGCCGCCGGCGGCACGTCCGCGGGTCTGGAACCGGTCGAGGACGTGCTCGACGGCAGCGGCGCCGCGGTCACCGATTACGGCGACTGGTTGAGTATCGACGCCGCCGAAGCCGAGCTGGGCGCGGCGCTGGGCCGCGGTGAGCGGGTCAAGCTGCGCAGCTGGGACGACATGTACGGCGCGCTGGGCCGCTGA
- the dxs gene encoding 1-deoxy-D-xylulose-5-phosphate synthase, translating into MTLLDSLRTPDDLKRLPAEKLPHLAAEIREFLVTEVSRTGGHLGPNLGVVELTMALHRVFDSPRDPILFDTGHQSYVHKLITGRQDFSGLRSRDGMSGYPSRAESEHDFIENSHASTVLSYADGLAKANVIQRRADRSVVAVIGDGALTGGMAWEALNNIAAGDRRVVIVVNDNGRSYSPTTGGLADHLASLRMTQGYEQALELAKTALNRAPVVGQPLYEALHGVKKGIKDAIQPQMMFEDLGLKYLGPIDGHDEQTVEKALRRARDFGGPVIVHCLTQKGKGHAPAENHDVDQFHAIGAAKPAPAAGEPPAPAPQKWTKVFSEEIVALGAERSDIVGITAAMLHPTGLAPFAEAYPDRCFDVGIAEQHAATSATGLAMGGLHPVMAVYATFLNRCFDQVLMDAALHRQGVTLCLDRSGVTGPDGASHHGMWDLSILQVVPGLRLAVPRDAPRLREELREAVAVEDAPTVLRYPTGAVAPEIEAVERLGTVDVLRRAERGDAPAGGSGDGSGGPGEDLLLIAVGPMAQICCEVADRMADQGIGVTVVDPRWVKPLDPALVGEAARHRVVAVVEDNGRVGAVGDSVARMLRDADLDVPVRTFGIEQEFLQHAKRDDILGELGLTPQSLARTLTETVSRQAEDADEETAGT; encoded by the coding sequence TTGACGCTACTCGACTCGCTGCGCACACCGGACGACCTCAAGCGTCTTCCGGCCGAGAAGCTGCCGCATCTGGCCGCCGAGATCCGGGAGTTCCTCGTCACCGAGGTCAGCCGCACCGGAGGGCACCTGGGTCCCAACCTGGGCGTGGTCGAGCTCACCATGGCGCTGCACCGGGTCTTCGACTCCCCCCGCGACCCCATCCTCTTCGACACCGGCCACCAGTCCTACGTGCACAAGCTGATCACCGGGCGCCAGGACTTCTCCGGACTGCGCAGCAGGGACGGAATGTCGGGCTACCCCTCGCGCGCCGAGTCCGAGCACGACTTCATCGAGAACTCCCACGCCTCCACCGTGCTGTCCTACGCCGACGGCCTGGCCAAAGCCAACGTCATCCAGCGCCGCGCCGACCGCAGCGTCGTCGCGGTGATCGGCGACGGCGCGCTGACCGGCGGCATGGCCTGGGAGGCGCTGAACAACATCGCGGCCGGCGACCGCCGGGTCGTCATCGTCGTCAACGACAACGGCCGCTCCTATTCGCCGACGACGGGCGGCCTGGCCGACCATCTGGCGTCGCTGCGCATGACCCAGGGATACGAGCAGGCTCTGGAGCTGGCCAAGACGGCGCTGAACCGGGCACCCGTGGTCGGCCAGCCGCTGTACGAGGCGCTGCACGGCGTCAAGAAGGGCATCAAGGACGCCATCCAGCCGCAGATGATGTTCGAGGACCTCGGACTGAAGTACCTCGGTCCCATCGACGGCCACGACGAGCAGACCGTGGAGAAGGCGCTGCGCCGCGCCCGCGACTTCGGCGGCCCGGTGATCGTGCACTGCCTGACCCAGAAGGGCAAGGGCCACGCGCCCGCCGAGAACCACGACGTGGACCAGTTCCACGCCATCGGCGCGGCCAAGCCCGCTCCGGCGGCGGGCGAGCCGCCCGCGCCCGCGCCGCAGAAGTGGACCAAGGTCTTCAGCGAGGAGATCGTCGCCCTCGGCGCCGAGCGCTCCGACATCGTCGGCATCACCGCCGCCATGCTGCATCCCACGGGACTGGCGCCGTTCGCGGAGGCCTACCCCGACCGCTGCTTCGACGTGGGCATCGCCGAGCAGCACGCCGCCACCTCCGCCACGGGGCTGGCCATGGGCGGGTTGCACCCGGTCATGGCCGTCTACGCCACCTTCCTCAACCGCTGCTTCGACCAGGTGCTGATGGACGCCGCCCTGCACCGCCAGGGCGTCACACTGTGCCTGGACCGCTCCGGTGTCACCGGCCCCGACGGCGCCAGCCACCACGGCATGTGGGACCTGTCCATCCTGCAGGTGGTGCCCGGGCTGCGGCTGGCCGTGCCGCGCGACGCGCCCCGGCTGCGCGAGGAGCTGCGCGAGGCGGTGGCGGTCGAGGACGCGCCCACGGTGCTGCGCTACCCCACCGGCGCCGTGGCACCCGAGATCGAGGCGGTGGAGCGGCTGGGCACCGTGGACGTGCTGCGCCGGGCCGAGCGCGGAGACGCTCCCGCCGGGGGCTCCGGCGACGGCTCCGGCGGGCCCGGTGAAGACCTGCTGCTGATCGCCGTGGGCCCCATGGCCCAGATCTGCTGTGAGGTCGCCGACCGTATGGCCGACCAGGGGATCGGTGTCACCGTCGTCGACCCCCGCTGGGTCAAGCCGCTCGACCCGGCACTGGTCGGCGAGGCCGCCCGCCACCGCGTGGTCGCCGTGGTCGAGGACAACGGCCGCGTGGGAGCCGTGGGCGACTCCGTGGCCCGCATGCTGCGCGACGCCGACCTGGACGTGCCGGTGCGCACCTTCGGCATCGAGCAGGAGTTCCTGCAGCATGCCAAGCGCGACGACATCCTCGGTGAGCTGGGGCTGACACCGCAGAGCCTGGCCCGCACGCTCACCGAGACGGTTTCCCGCCAGGCCGAGGACGCCGACGAGGAGACCGCTGGCACGTAG
- the mug gene encoding G/U mismatch-specific DNA glycosylase, whose amino-acid sequence MSARPGPAGPDPASGTRNRTARRPGADELAAAAGATIPDVLAPGLDLLFCGINPGLYSGWSGYHFARPGNRFWSVLHLAGLTPRRLLPEEQHLLPQWGLGITNLVARTTARADELGARELRDGAADLEETLRAYRPGALAVLGVTAFRRAFGDSAARIGPREEPIAGTPVRVLPNPSGLNARWSAAGIAAELGGPVERLRTTSAGSG is encoded by the coding sequence ATGAGCGCCCGACCCGGCCCCGCAGGCCCCGATCCCGCCTCCGGCACCCGGAACCGGACCGCCCGGCGCCCCGGCGCCGACGAGCTCGCCGCCGCGGCCGGCGCCACCATCCCCGATGTCCTGGCCCCCGGCCTGGACCTGCTCTTCTGCGGCATCAACCCGGGCCTGTACTCCGGATGGAGCGGATATCATTTCGCCCGACCCGGAAACCGGTTCTGGTCCGTGCTGCACCTGGCCGGGCTGACCCCGCGGCGGCTGCTCCCCGAGGAACAGCACCTGCTGCCGCAGTGGGGCCTGGGAATCACCAACCTGGTCGCCCGCACCACCGCACGCGCCGACGAGCTCGGCGCCCGGGAACTGCGTGACGGCGCCGCCGACCTGGAGGAGACACTGCGCGCCTACCGGCCCGGCGCCCTGGCCGTACTGGGCGTCACCGCCTTCCGCCGGGCCTTCGGCGACTCCGCCGCCCGAATCGGCCCGCGGGAGGAGCCGATCGCCGGCACGCCGGTGCGGGTGCTGCCCAACCCCAGCGGCCTCAACGCCCGCTGGAGCGCGGCGGGAATCGCCGCCGAACTGGGCGGCCCGGTGGAGCGGCTCCGGACCACAAGCGCCGGATCCGGTTAA
- a CDS encoding sulfite exporter TauE/SafE family protein — translation MPELSFFLVAGAAVLLGAVVQSSVGLGLGLVAAPVVAMLDPALMPGTMLIATFVLPAFTLAAEWRNVDWRGLGWAVLGRTPGSAAAVWVVATAPPQALAAGVGAMVLVAVALTLRAVRVRIHRGSLLLAGLVSGFTGTATSIGGPPIALLYQHESAGRIRGTLAAFFLAGVLMSLCLLAAGGQLHAAEVGAGLGLIPFVAAGFAVGRPLCRVVDAGRMRAALLAVVTVSGVALLVQSALG, via the coding sequence ATGCCCGAACTCTCCTTCTTCCTGGTGGCCGGCGCCGCCGTCCTGCTCGGCGCCGTCGTGCAGAGCAGTGTCGGCCTGGGCCTGGGGCTGGTCGCCGCCCCCGTCGTGGCCATGCTCGACCCCGCCCTGATGCCCGGAACGATGCTGATCGCCACGTTCGTCCTGCCGGCCTTCACCCTCGCCGCGGAGTGGCGCAACGTCGACTGGCGCGGTCTGGGCTGGGCCGTGCTGGGGCGCACGCCCGGCTCGGCGGCGGCGGTGTGGGTCGTGGCCACCGCGCCGCCGCAGGCGCTGGCCGCCGGCGTGGGCGCCATGGTGCTCGTGGCCGTCGCGCTGACCCTGCGCGCAGTGCGGGTGCGCATCCACCGGGGCTCCCTGCTGCTGGCGGGGCTGGTCTCCGGCTTCACCGGCACCGCCACTTCCATCGGCGGCCCGCCCATCGCACTGCTGTACCAGCACGAAAGCGCCGGGCGCATCCGGGGGACCCTGGCCGCCTTCTTCCTCGCCGGCGTTCTGATGTCGCTGTGCCTGCTGGCTGCGGGCGGCCAGCTGCACGCCGCCGAAGTCGGTGCGGGGCTCGGGCTGATCCCCTTCGTGGCGGCCGGGTTCGCCGTGGGGCGCCCGCTGTGCCGCGTGGTCGACGCCGGCCGGATGCGCGCCGCCCTGCTCGCGGTGGTCACCGTCTCCGGCGTCGCGCTCCTGGTGCAGTCGGCGCTGGGGTAG
- a CDS encoding sugar ABC transporter permease, giving the protein MAQQTPVSSSEESTGATAFDRDPRLMVTRTSPASLLAALKRRIRGGELGAMPVIVGLIAICITFQLLHERFLSPQNLSNLTVQVAGVGLMTTGVIMVLLLGEIDLSIGSVAGASAAVLAVLAVRVGIPEWAAIVAAAATGLVIGIVHGTLFAKVGVPAFVVTLAGLLGWQGVQLQLLGNDGTINISDNGPIAALTHTFFVPAFGWGIAAAVVGVFVVLTFYGERRRASAGLGSMSTLEIAVRSIALAIPVFGSVYILNQYKGLPLALIIFVGFVVAFDLMLRKTRYGRMVFAVGGGAEAARRAGINVDRVRISVFALASMLSAMGGIILVSRSFSASLDTAAGEELMMGIAAAVIGGTSLFGGRGNAYSALLGGLVLGAITSGLYLLQMGTPVRFMITALVLLIAVTLDAMSRRSRRAHARGG; this is encoded by the coding sequence ATGGCACAGCAGACACCCGTCTCCAGCTCTGAGGAGAGCACCGGGGCGACCGCCTTCGACCGGGATCCGCGGCTGATGGTCACCCGCACCAGCCCCGCGAGCCTGCTCGCCGCACTCAAGCGGCGCATCCGCGGCGGCGAACTGGGCGCGATGCCGGTCATCGTCGGCCTCATCGCCATCTGCATCACCTTCCAGCTGCTGCACGAACGGTTCCTCTCGCCGCAGAACCTGTCCAACCTGACCGTGCAGGTGGCCGGTGTGGGCCTGATGACCACCGGCGTCATCATGGTCCTGCTGCTCGGCGAGATCGACCTGTCCATCGGGTCGGTGGCCGGCGCCTCGGCGGCCGTTCTCGCCGTGCTCGCGGTCCGGGTCGGCATTCCCGAATGGGCGGCGATCGTGGCCGCAGCGGCCACCGGTCTGGTCATCGGCATCGTGCACGGCACGCTCTTCGCCAAAGTCGGGGTACCGGCGTTCGTCGTCACCCTGGCCGGCCTGTTGGGCTGGCAGGGCGTGCAACTGCAGCTGCTGGGCAACGACGGCACGATCAACATCAGCGACAACGGCCCCATCGCCGCGCTGACGCACACGTTCTTCGTGCCCGCCTTCGGCTGGGGGATCGCCGCAGCGGTGGTCGGCGTGTTCGTCGTGCTCACCTTCTACGGCGAGCGCCGCCGCGCGTCCGCGGGACTCGGATCGATGTCGACGCTGGAGATCGCGGTGCGCAGCATCGCGCTGGCGATTCCGGTCTTCGGTTCCGTCTACATCCTCAACCAGTACAAGGGGCTGCCGCTGGCGCTGATCATCTTCGTCGGATTCGTGGTGGCCTTCGACCTGATGCTGCGCAAGACCCGTTACGGGCGCATGGTCTTCGCCGTCGGCGGCGGAGCCGAGGCGGCCCGCCGCGCCGGCATCAACGTCGACCGGGTGCGCATCTCGGTGTTCGCCCTGGCCTCGATGCTGTCGGCGATGGGCGGCATCATCCTGGTCTCGCGCTCCTTCTCGGCCAGCCTGGACACGGCGGCCGGCGAGGAACTGATGATGGGCATCGCCGCAGCGGTCATCGGCGGCACCAGCCTCTTCGGCGGACGCGGCAACGCGTACTCCGCCCTGCTGGGCGGTCTGGTGCTGGGCGCGATCACCTCGGGCCTGTACCTGCTGCAGATGGGCACTCCGGTGCGGTTCATGATCACCGCCCTGGTGCTGCTGATCGCGGTCACCCTGGACGCGATGTCGCGCCGCAGCCGCCGCGCGCACGCCCGGGGAGGCTGA
- a CDS encoding ATP-binding cassette domain-containing protein, whose translation MSRPVLELSGISKSFGAVQALNQVDLAVDPGEVVALLGDNGAGKSTLVKVIAGVNSGDSGDILWEGERVDIQRPADAQRLGIATIYQDLALCDNLDIVANLFLGVEKTAFGALDEVEMERRATELLDSLSVKIPSLRVPVASLSGGQRQIIAIARALLGEPKVVLLDEPTAALGVAQTAQVLDLLERLRDRGLGVILVSHNMADVRAVADRAAVLRLGRNAGDFGVEETSYEEIVAAITGASDNPVSRRASVTRTEEA comes from the coding sequence TTGAGTAGACCAGTCCTGGAACTGTCCGGGATATCCAAGAGCTTCGGCGCCGTACAGGCGCTCAACCAGGTCGACCTCGCGGTCGACCCCGGCGAGGTCGTCGCCCTGCTGGGCGACAACGGCGCAGGCAAATCCACCCTCGTCAAAGTCATCGCCGGCGTGAACTCCGGTGACAGCGGGGACATCCTCTGGGAGGGCGAGCGGGTCGACATCCAGCGGCCCGCCGACGCCCAGCGCCTGGGGATCGCCACGATCTACCAGGACCTCGCGCTGTGCGACAACCTGGACATCGTCGCCAACCTCTTCCTCGGCGTCGAGAAGACGGCGTTCGGGGCGCTCGACGAGGTCGAAATGGAGCGGCGGGCCACGGAGCTGCTCGATTCCCTCTCGGTCAAGATCCCCAGCCTGCGGGTCCCCGTGGCCTCGCTCTCCGGCGGCCAGCGCCAGATCATCGCGATCGCCCGCGCGCTGCTGGGCGAGCCGAAGGTCGTCCTGCTGGACGAGCCCACCGCGGCCCTGGGCGTGGCCCAGACCGCACAGGTGCTCGACCTGCTGGAGCGGCTGCGCGACCGCGGCCTCGGCGTCATCCTCGTCAGCCACAACATGGCCGACGTCCGCGCCGTCGCCGACCGGGCGGCAGTCCTGCGCCTGGGCCGCAACGCCGGCGACTTCGGCGTCGAAGAGACCAGCTACGAGGAGATCGTGGCGGCTATCACCGGCGCCTCCGACAACCCGGTCTCGCGCCGCGCCTCGGTGACCCGGACGGAGGAAGCCTGA